One stretch of Tepiditoga spiralis DNA includes these proteins:
- a CDS encoding FAD-binding oxidoreductase, producing the protein MSYKGFEPNWYEKKPPEKSYRSLFRWGKWNEYKHPNENLYKLMKKTFKVTDEDFKKYKNIGLEEVPDNHPINLNSEQIKTIESIVGKENIKKDTYTRAGVSYGKTMLDALRMREKIIENIPDIVVYPRNKEDIKELVNYCNKELIPVYVFGGGSSVCRGLEAVKGGITLDMRKHMNKVIKFNEKNQTITVQPGMQGPELEKILNDAVNLFNAKIPYTCGHFPQSFEYSSVGGWVVTRGAGQNSTYFGKIEDIVLSQEYVTPAGIIKTGEFPAQSTGPDVDQIMMGSEGTFGVLTEVTLKVFKYMPENHQKFSFIFKNWEDAKEAAREIMQGQFGFPSVFRLSDPEESDVALKLYGVEGTFLDKMISARGYKQGERCLMLGFTEGEKNFSKLVKKNIKKICKKHGAMYTTGYITKSWEKGRFKDPYLREDLGDFGIMIDTLECTVNWENLEEVHTGVREYCHSRPDTICMTHMSHFYPQGVNLYFIFIAKMDTIEEYVDYQHGILDNIQKYGATMSHHHGIGKMIAPWLEGQIGKNQMEIFKTLKKHFDSNNIMNPGGTLGLDLKEEEKKFIKQ; encoded by the coding sequence ATGAGCTACAAAGGTTTTGAACCAAATTGGTATGAAAAAAAGCCACCAGAAAAATCATATCGTTCACTTTTTAGATGGGGAAAATGGAATGAATATAAACATCCAAATGAAAATTTATATAAATTAATGAAAAAAACATTCAAAGTTACTGATGAAGACTTTAAAAAATATAAAAATATAGGACTCGAAGAAGTTCCAGACAATCATCCAATAAATTTAAACTCTGAACAAATAAAAACTATTGAAAGCATCGTTGGAAAAGAAAACATAAAAAAAGATACTTACACAAGAGCTGGAGTATCTTATGGAAAAACAATGTTAGATGCTTTGAGAATGAGAGAAAAAATAATAGAAAATATTCCAGATATAGTTGTGTATCCAAGAAACAAAGAAGATATAAAAGAACTGGTTAATTACTGTAATAAAGAATTAATACCTGTATATGTTTTTGGTGGAGGTTCATCAGTTTGTAGAGGACTTGAAGCTGTTAAAGGCGGAATAACTCTTGATATGAGAAAACATATGAATAAAGTCATCAAATTTAATGAAAAAAATCAAACAATAACCGTTCAACCTGGAATGCAAGGACCTGAACTTGAAAAAATATTGAATGATGCAGTTAATTTATTCAATGCCAAAATACCATATACTTGTGGACACTTTCCACAATCTTTTGAATATTCTTCAGTTGGCGGTTGGGTTGTTACAAGAGGAGCTGGACAAAACTCAACTTACTTTGGAAAAATAGAAGATATAGTGTTATCTCAAGAATATGTAACTCCTGCTGGTATAATAAAAACAGGAGAATTTCCAGCTCAGTCAACTGGTCCAGATGTAGATCAAATAATGATGGGAAGTGAAGGAACATTTGGTGTTTTAACTGAAGTCACATTAAAAGTATTCAAATATATGCCTGAAAATCATCAAAAGTTCAGTTTTATTTTTAAAAATTGGGAAGATGCAAAAGAAGCAGCTCGTGAAATAATGCAAGGACAGTTTGGATTTCCATCAGTATTCAGACTATCCGATCCAGAAGAATCAGATGTTGCTCTGAAACTATATGGCGTAGAAGGAACTTTTTTAGATAAAATGATTTCAGCTCGAGGTTATAAACAAGGCGAAAGATGTTTGATGCTTGGATTTACAGAAGGAGAAAAAAATTTCTCAAAATTAGTAAAGAAAAATATAAAAAAGATATGTAAAAAACATGGTGCAATGTACACAACTGGTTATATAACAAAAAGCTGGGAAAAAGGAAGATTTAAAGACCCTTATTTAAGAGAAGATTTAGGAGATTTTGGCATCATGATAGATACTCTTGAATGTACTGTAAATTGGGAAAATTTAGAAGAAGTACATACAGGAGTTAGAGAATATTGCCATAGTCGTCCAGACACTATTTGTATGACACACATGTCTCATTTTTATCCTCAAGGTGTAAACTTGTACTTCATATTTATAGCAAAAATGGATACAATAGAAGAATATGTTGACTACCAACATGGTATACTCGACAACATTCAAAAGTATGGAGCTACAATGAGCCATCATCATGGAATTGGAAAAATGATTGCTCCATGGCTCGAAGGACAAATTGGAAAAAATCAAATGGAAATTTTTAAAACCTTAAAAAAACATTTTGATTCAAACAATATAATGAATCCAGGTGGAACACTTGGTCTTGATTTAAAAGAAGAAGAAAAAAAGTTTATTAAACAATAA
- a CDS encoding FGGY-family carbohydrate kinase produces MILTIDCGTQSIRAALINENGNIVAIEKKEFTPYYSENPGWAEQSADVYWKNLCNATKDLKEKNINLFEKVKGVVVTTLRDTAVCLDKEGNPLRPIILWLDQRKSQSIYKPSKKHKLMFSVVGMTRTINIIRHNSKANWIKENEPEIWKKTYKYAQVSGFFHHKLTGNFIESIASQIGHLPFDYKNKKWTKSNSSWKWEVFGVEKEKLMKLINPTEIIGYITKKAEIETGIKKGIPVIAGGSDKGCETLANGCTNPKRVSLSFGTTATAQISTKNYFEPLRFMPSYPAVIPNYYNPEIEIFRGYWMISWFKKEFAEKELKLAKELNISPEKLLNEHLNKVPPGSHGLILQPYWGPHVKTPDAKGAVIGFGDIHTRSHLYKAIIEGINYALMDGVEKLEKKSKVKIKEVIVGGGGSQSDAICQITADMFGKPVKKIHTHEASSLGAAIIGFVSTGTYKNFEEAINHMIKYKKTFIPNKKNHEIYKNLFEKVYKKIYPSIKNLYSEIQTITGYPEL; encoded by the coding sequence ATGATTTTAACTATTGATTGTGGAACTCAAAGCATAAGAGCTGCATTAATAAACGAAAACGGAAATATTGTAGCAATCGAAAAAAAAGAGTTTACACCTTATTACTCTGAAAATCCTGGATGGGCAGAACAAAGTGCAGATGTTTATTGGAAAAATTTGTGCAATGCAACTAAAGATTTAAAAGAAAAAAATATTAATCTCTTTGAAAAAGTAAAAGGTGTTGTTGTTACAACATTGAGAGATACAGCAGTTTGTTTAGATAAAGAAGGAAACCCTTTAAGACCCATTATTTTATGGCTCGATCAAAGAAAATCACAAAGTATTTATAAACCTTCAAAAAAACATAAATTAATGTTCAGTGTAGTTGGTATGACTCGAACAATAAACATAATAAGACATAATTCTAAAGCAAATTGGATAAAAGAAAATGAACCTGAAATTTGGAAAAAAACATATAAGTATGCACAAGTTTCTGGATTTTTTCATCATAAATTAACTGGAAACTTTATTGAATCTATTGCAAGTCAAATAGGTCATCTTCCTTTTGATTATAAAAATAAAAAATGGACAAAATCAAATTCAAGTTGGAAATGGGAAGTTTTTGGAGTTGAAAAAGAAAAACTAATGAAATTAATAAATCCAACAGAAATAATTGGATATATAACAAAAAAAGCCGAAATTGAAACTGGAATAAAAAAAGGAATACCAGTAATTGCTGGAGGTTCTGATAAAGGATGTGAAACACTTGCAAATGGCTGCACAAATCCTAAAAGAGTTAGTTTAAGTTTTGGAACAACTGCAACAGCACAAATATCAACAAAAAATTATTTTGAGCCTTTAAGATTTATGCCATCTTATCCAGCTGTTATCCCAAATTACTATAATCCAGAAATAGAAATTTTTAGAGGATATTGGATGATAAGTTGGTTTAAAAAAGAATTTGCAGAAAAAGAGTTAAAATTAGCAAAAGAACTCAACATCTCACCAGAAAAACTTTTAAATGAACATTTAAATAAAGTACCTCCTGGATCTCATGGATTGATACTTCAACCATACTGGGGACCACACGTAAAAACTCCTGATGCCAAAGGAGCAGTTATAGGTTTTGGAGATATACACACACGTTCACATTTATATAAAGCAATAATAGAAGGAATCAACTATGCACTAATGGATGGAGTTGAAAAATTAGAAAAAAAATCAAAAGTAAAAATAAAAGAAGTAATTGTTGGTGGTGGTGGATCTCAAAGTGATGCCATATGTCAAATTACAGCAGATATGTTTGGAAAACCTGTAAAAAAAATACACACGCATGAAGCATCATCACTTGGTGCTGCAATAATTGGTTTTGTTAGTACTGGAACGTATAAAAATTTTGAAGAAGCAATAAATCACATGATAAAATACAAAAAAACTTTTATTCCAAATAAAAAAAATCATGAAATATATAAAAATTTATTTGAAAAAGTATATAAAAAAATATATCCCAGCATTAAAAATCTCTATTCAGAAATACAAACAATAACCGGATATCCGGAACTTTAG
- a CDS encoding DUF1667 domain-containing protein yields the protein MNLTCIVCPNGCMLEVSKKNSEIIVSGNLCKRGYDFAVNELNNPVRTICTTVRTTYKNMSRLPVRTSGEVPKPLIFDIMSVINKVVINEPVSIGDIIIENVLNTGVDIIATSKLGE from the coding sequence ATGAACTTAACTTGTATAGTGTGCCCAAATGGCTGCATGTTAGAAGTATCTAAAAAAAATTCTGAAATAATTGTGAGTGGAAATTTATGCAAAAGAGGTTATGATTTTGCTGTTAATGAACTCAACAATCCTGTAAGAACAATATGCACAACGGTAAGAACTACTTATAAAAATATGTCACGTTTACCTGTAAGAACAAGTGGTGAAGTTCCAAAACCCTTGATTTTTGATATAATGTCAGTAATAAACAAAGTTGTTATAAATGAACCTGTTTCAATTGGAGATATTATAATAGAAAATGTTTTGAATACGGGAGTAGATATTATAGCAACATCAAAATTGGGGGAATAA
- a CDS encoding NAD(P)/FAD-dependent oxidoreductase, with translation MIKMYDVVVIGGGPAGLAAAVSAEKNGAKTLIIERENKIGGILKQCIHDGFGLLKFHEKLSGPEYAYRYIEMAKNIETLTSTFVTSVKKINDTFHFNLVTKDGLLKVTSKSLILSTGCRERTAKQIFIHGTRPAGVYTAGTAQYFVNIMGYLPGKKTVILGSGDIGLIMARRLTLEGAEVLGVYEAKSTPSGLQRNIAQCLDDFNIPLHLSKTVTKVLGTERVEGVIVSSLDETMKILPNTEEFIECDSLILSVGLIPENEVAESLNITLDPSTKGPYVDDFLMSVDSKGVFSCGNALHVNDLVDYVSESGEIAGKNAANYSKNFEKNSIKEKVSIKKGNNILYVVPQYVSKESKEFILYFRVNKVMKNKTVIIKDTENIIFKKKYLFLKPPEMEKIVLKINNPSQLKLEVI, from the coding sequence ATGATAAAAATGTATGATGTTGTTGTAATAGGAGGAGGGCCAGCTGGCCTTGCTGCCGCAGTATCAGCAGAAAAAAATGGTGCAAAAACTTTAATAATAGAAAGAGAAAATAAAATTGGAGGAATATTAAAGCAATGTATTCATGATGGCTTTGGACTTTTAAAATTTCATGAAAAATTATCAGGGCCAGAATATGCTTATAGATACATAGAAATGGCTAAAAATATAGAAACTTTAACTTCAACCTTTGTAACTTCAGTAAAAAAGATAAATGATACATTTCATTTTAATTTAGTAACCAAAGATGGTCTTTTAAAAGTGACTTCAAAATCCTTAATTTTATCAACGGGATGTAGAGAAAGGACTGCAAAACAAATTTTTATTCATGGTACAAGACCTGCAGGAGTTTATACAGCAGGAACTGCACAGTACTTTGTAAATATAATGGGATATCTTCCTGGTAAAAAAACTGTAATCTTAGGAAGCGGAGATATTGGCTTGATAATGGCAAGAAGATTAACTTTGGAAGGTGCTGAAGTTCTTGGCGTTTATGAAGCTAAATCAACTCCATCTGGATTACAAAGAAACATAGCTCAATGTTTGGATGACTTTAATATTCCACTTCATCTTTCAAAAACTGTAACCAAAGTACTTGGAACTGAAAGAGTAGAAGGAGTAATTGTTTCTTCATTAGATGAAACTATGAAAATCCTACCAAATACTGAAGAATTCATTGAATGTGATAGTTTGATATTATCTGTGGGATTGATACCTGAAAATGAAGTTGCCGAATCATTGAATATAACTCTTGATCCATCAACCAAAGGTCCATATGTAGATGATTTTTTGATGTCAGTAGACTCAAAAGGTGTTTTTTCTTGTGGTAATGCACTTCATGTAAATGATTTAGTTGATTATGTTTCAGAAAGTGGTGAAATTGCTGGAAAAAATGCAGCAAATTATTCAAAAAATTTTGAAAAAAATTCAATTAAAGAAAAAGTATCTATAAAAAAAGGCAATAATATATTATACGTTGTTCCACAATATGTAAGTAAAGAATCAAAAGAATTTATACTATACTTTAGAGTAAATAAAGTCATGAAAAACAAAACAGTAATCATAAAAGACACGGAAAATATTATTTTTAAGAAGAAATATCTATTTTTGAAACCACCAGAAATGGAAAAAATAGTATTGAAAATAAATAATCCTTCTCAATTAAAATTGGAAGTGATATGA
- a CDS encoding NAD(P)/FAD-dependent oxidoreductase produces the protein MLKKIQKKLTKKISKDIICSEENGAIKLEGEVNTWNKVYLSGKIAANSSYRGVINKLKVKNLNLPSISKPLLKDTKLQNKKVDVLIIGGGIIGCSIARELSKWKIKTLLVDKEYDLAVHTSSRNDGMIHPGIAPRPGSKKAIYNSRGNKMYTKLAKELDIEFNRTGSLILYDKWYLKFALPLLKIRAHENKVRMKFLNKKELKKREKYISAEIEGGVIFPDAGIVSPYKTTIAFGESAAINDVEFSLDTIVTNIITENNEIKYVETNRGKLYPKIVINAAGVFSDEIAEMAGDRFFTIHPRKGEIALLDKKKGHMLYSILSKPSLNFKSTTKGGGLVKTVEGNILAGPTAIEQPFKEDYTTTPEGLNAIINKHLKNIKGIRKTDIITYFSGIRASTYKEDFIIEKSQKINNLVHAAGIQSPGFASAPAIAEDISKITIDILKEKTRVVKKENWIPKRKKILTLKDMTFEERNKLIHKNPNYGEIICRCEEISKGEIIDAIHSPIPATTVDGIKKRVRAGMGRCQGGFCAPLVIKILNEELSKDILEITKKGKDSYMVVEETKRDDKNV, from the coding sequence ATGTTGAAGAAAATACAAAAAAAATTAACCAAAAAAATTTCAAAAGATATCATATGTTCAGAAGAAAATGGAGCAATAAAACTTGAAGGTGAAGTAAATACTTGGAATAAAGTTTATTTAAGTGGTAAAATTGCTGCCAACTCTTCTTATAGAGGAGTAATAAATAAATTAAAAGTAAAAAATTTAAATCTTCCATCAATTTCAAAACCACTATTAAAAGATACAAAACTTCAAAACAAAAAGGTTGATGTTTTAATAATTGGTGGTGGAATAATTGGTTGTTCTATTGCAAGAGAACTTTCAAAGTGGAAAATAAAAACGCTTCTTGTGGATAAAGAATATGATTTAGCCGTTCACACATCTTCAAGAAATGATGGAATGATTCATCCTGGAATAGCTCCAAGACCTGGAAGTAAAAAAGCAATTTATAATTCTCGTGGAAATAAAATGTATACAAAACTTGCAAAAGAATTGGATATTGAATTCAACCGAACTGGTTCTTTGATTCTATATGACAAGTGGTATTTAAAATTTGCTCTTCCTCTATTAAAAATAAGAGCACACGAAAATAAAGTAAGGATGAAATTTTTAAATAAAAAAGAGTTAAAAAAACGCGAAAAATATATATCAGCTGAAATAGAAGGAGGTGTTATCTTTCCAGATGCAGGAATTGTATCTCCATACAAAACAACAATAGCATTTGGTGAAAGTGCAGCAATAAATGATGTTGAATTTTCTTTAGATACGATAGTCACAAACATAATTACAGAAAATAATGAAATAAAGTATGTTGAAACTAACAGAGGAAAACTTTATCCCAAAATAGTAATAAATGCTGCTGGAGTTTTTTCAGATGAAATTGCTGAAATGGCTGGAGACAGATTTTTTACAATACATCCAAGAAAAGGTGAAATTGCACTTCTTGATAAAAAGAAAGGACATATGCTTTACTCCATATTGAGCAAACCTTCTTTAAACTTTAAAAGCACAACAAAAGGTGGAGGACTTGTAAAAACAGTAGAAGGCAATATACTTGCTGGTCCAACTGCAATTGAACAACCATTTAAAGAAGATTATACTACCACTCCAGAAGGTTTAAATGCAATAATAAACAAACATTTAAAAAATATAAAAGGGATAAGAAAAACAGATATTATAACTTATTTTTCGGGCATAAGAGCTTCGACTTATAAAGAAGATTTCATAATAGAAAAGTCACAAAAAATAAACAATTTGGTTCATGCTGCGGGAATACAGTCACCTGGCTTTGCATCCGCTCCAGCAATAGCAGAAGATATTTCAAAAATAACAATAGATATATTAAAAGAAAAAACAAGAGTCGTAAAAAAAGAGAATTGGATTCCTAAAAGAAAGAAAATATTAACCTTAAAAGATATGACCTTTGAAGAAAGAAACAAATTAATTCATAAAAATCCTAATTATGGTGAAATCATTTGTAGATGTGAAGAAATAAGTAAAGGAGAAATCATAGATGCAATACATTCACCAATTCCAGCAACAACTGTTGATGGAATAAAAAAAAGGGTACGAGCAGGGATGGGAAGATGTCAAGGAGGTTTTTGTGCTCCACTTGTAATTAAAATTTTAAATGAAGAACTATCAAAAGATATACTTGAAATAACAAAAAAAGGTAAAGATTCTTATATGGTTGTAGAAGAAACAAAGCGAGATGATAAAAATGTATGA
- a CDS encoding GntR family transcriptional regulator gives MQLPLYIEISENLKNFILDGNIKIGEKIPGDFELMKQYQVSRDTIRKAIKVLVDDGYLIRRPGKGTFLCRRRKVDSIEKIISFSSELIARGYVPSTKLIKFKEINATPEISEMLKCNQNEDIYLIERIRYASKLPIAFETTYLLKKIVGEIKKNELLDSMYEFLSREKNIEFIKMVQEIKPKMLDSKVAKMMKVDIMPVIHLSRIIYTKNNMPFFALSFLLRGDNYSMKNEVILK, from the coding sequence ATGCAATTACCTTTATATATTGAAATATCAGAAAATTTAAAAAATTTTATACTTGATGGAAATATAAAAATAGGCGAAAAAATTCCAGGAGACTTTGAATTAATGAAACAATACCAAGTTAGTAGAGACACGATAAGAAAGGCTATAAAAGTTTTAGTTGATGATGGATATTTAATAAGGAGACCTGGAAAAGGAACTTTTTTATGTAGAAGAAGAAAAGTAGATTCTATAGAAAAGATAATATCGTTTAGTTCTGAATTGATAGCTCGAGGATATGTTCCATCAACAAAATTAATAAAATTTAAAGAGATTAATGCAACACCTGAGATTTCTGAAATGCTCAAATGTAATCAAAATGAAGATATTTATTTAATTGAAAGAATAAGATATGCTAGTAAATTACCGATAGCATTTGAAACAACATATTTATTAAAAAAAATAGTAGGGGAAATAAAGAAAAATGAACTTCTTGACTCTATGTATGAGTTTTTGTCAAGAGAAAAAAATATTGAATTTATAAAAATGGTACAGGAAATAAAACCTAAAATGTTAGATTCTAAAGTGGCAAAAATGATGAAAGTTGATATAATGCCAGTAATACATTTATCAAGAATTATATATACAAAAAATAATATGCCATTTTTTGCACTTTCATTTTTACTCCGTGGAGATAATTATTCTATGAAAAATGAGGTTATTTTAAAATAA
- a CDS encoding DUF3147 family protein: MKYLFKLLISALIIVFVSEFSKKFSWIGGLIASLPLISIISIFWLYNDTKDIVKVTNLSLNIFWFVIPSLIFFIMLPFFLKYFPFYLSMIFSSIITIIFYIIFSYIISKIGVKI, encoded by the coding sequence ATGAAATATTTATTTAAGTTATTAATATCAGCATTAATAATAGTATTTGTTTCTGAATTCAGTAAAAAATTTTCGTGGATAGGTGGATTGATAGCTTCTCTTCCACTTATTTCTATAATTTCAATATTTTGGCTTTACAATGATACAAAAGATATAGTTAAAGTAACTAACTTATCTTTAAATATTTTTTGGTTTGTAATTCCATCATTAATATTTTTTATTATGTTACCTTTTTTCTTGAAATATTTTCCATTTTATTTATCAATGATATTTTCTTCTATAATAACAATTATATTTTATATAATTTTTTCTTATATAATTTCAAAGATTGGAGTTAAAATATGA
- a CDS encoding DUF123 domain-containing protein — MNSGTYLLLVEIERDIEVKIKRKEIKIKKGKYLYVGSAMKNLHQRVGRHISFKEGDYKKHWHIDSLLENGKVLFSIIIPDGIYKEEKFSKKFNNNFNSIKNFGATDLKTDSNLFIIENTKKFFEFLNEILV, encoded by the coding sequence ATGAATAGTGGGACTTATTTATTGTTAGTAGAAATAGAAAGAGATATAGAAGTAAAAATAAAAAGAAAAGAAATAAAAATAAAAAAAGGGAAGTATCTTTATGTTGGATCAGCTATGAAAAACCTTCATCAAAGGGTTGGAAGACATATATCTTTTAAAGAAGGAGATTATAAAAAACATTGGCATATTGATTCTTTGCTTGAAAATGGTAAAGTTCTTTTTTCAATTATTATTCCTGATGGTATTTATAAAGAAGAAAAATTTTCAAAAAAGTTTAATAATAATTTTAATAGCATAAAAAATTTTGGAGCAACTGATTTAAAAACAGACTCCAATTTGTTTATTATAGAAAATACAAAAAAATTTTTTGAATTTTTAAATGAAATTTTAGTTTAA
- a CDS encoding response regulator, translated as MKFNLLIIDDEEDIRTVLKEYINEEFENINVELSKNADEAFYLFENTNFHIVFLDIVMPGMDSFEFLKKIKSQNSFTQIIIITGNSDLNKIINAFENGADDYLTKPFDINTINEIIINTQKKLKRWSDLFKDAL; from the coding sequence ATGAAGTTTAATTTATTAATAATTGATGATGAAGAAGATATTAGAACTGTTTTGAAAGAATACATAAATGAAGAATTTGAAAATATTAATGTTGAACTATCAAAGAATGCTGATGAAGCATTTTATTTATTTGAAAACACTAATTTCCATATAGTTTTTTTAGATATTGTAATGCCTGGAATGGATTCTTTTGAATTTTTAAAAAAAATAAAATCTCAAAATAGTTTCACTCAAATAATAATAATAACAGGAAATTCAGATTTAAATAAAATTATTAATGCTTTTGAAAATGGAGCAGACGATTATTTAACTAAACCTTTTGATATAAATACAATAAATGAAATTATAATAAATACACAAAAAAAATTAAAACGATGGTCAGATCTTTTTAAAGATGCTTTGTAA
- a CDS encoding sensor histidine kinase, whose product MKKIIDSLSIAIAIFNENGNLLYTNKKFKTLKFIDKNKFEVFIKNKIQSNVINKEFNFNNYTLKITSYENNYIVEFLKFTKTFKTPQIRFEVLETIRISAMEKLEPLKFLEKLIKIFINSNLFNFLEVILDEKNKVKVGKSTNNVKIKNINTEEFSIKLKYNSDIPSIHGEEIIVNSFLNMFTLYNIFFNECKRMKVYDEKLLDSEKFSLAGQMMMGMLHEINNPLTIGIMNTEMILKNEKYYSIDRIKKISNQFYRIKDIIDIFRGAFKKENILSVFKLNDAILKANNFLFNNNQKKFILDIEKSKNVNIKGDANKIIISLINLFSNALDAIKNNKDGVIQISTFKYRKNVVLKISDNGIGMSKDVLNNIFNPFFTTKQKYGLGHGLFFVSSVCITHNIKISVISKENYGTTFTLIFPIEE is encoded by the coding sequence ATGAAAAAAATAATTGATTCTTTATCTATTGCCATAGCAATATTTAATGAAAATGGAAATCTTTTATATACAAATAAAAAATTTAAAACTTTAAAATTTATTGATAAAAATAAATTTGAAGTATTTATAAAAAATAAAATACAAAGTAATGTTATAAATAAAGAATTTAATTTTAACAATTACACTTTAAAAATAACCTCTTATGAAAATAATTATATAGTAGAATTTTTAAAGTTTACTAAAACATTTAAAACTCCACAAATAAGATTTGAAGTTCTAGAAACAATAAGAATATCTGCTATGGAAAAATTAGAACCTTTAAAATTTTTAGAAAAACTAATAAAAATATTTATTAATAGTAATTTATTTAATTTTTTAGAAGTTATTTTAGATGAAAAAAATAAAGTTAAAGTTGGAAAATCAACAAATAATGTTAAAATAAAAAATATAAATACTGAAGAATTTTCTATAAAATTAAAATATAATTCAGATATTCCTTCTATTCATGGAGAAGAAATAATAGTTAATTCATTTTTAAATATGTTTACTCTTTACAATATTTTTTTCAATGAATGCAAAAGGATGAAAGTTTATGATGAAAAATTATTAGATTCTGAAAAATTTTCACTAGCTGGTCAAATGATGATGGGAATGCTTCATGAAATAAACAATCCATTAACAATTGGTATAATGAATACAGAAATGATTCTAAAAAACGAAAAATATTATAGCATTGATAGAATTAAAAAAATATCAAATCAATTTTATAGAATTAAAGATATAATAGATATTTTTAGAGGTGCTTTTAAAAAGGAAAATATTCTTTCAGTTTTTAAATTAAATGATGCAATTTTAAAAGCAAATAACTTTTTATTTAATAATAATCAAAAAAAATTTATATTGGATATTGAAAAATCAAAAAATGTAAATATAAAAGGTGATGCTAACAAAATAATTATTTCTTTGATAAATTTATTTTCTAATGCTTTGGATGCTATAAAAAATAATAAAGATGGAGTAATTCAAATTTCAACTTTTAAATACAGAAAAAATGTAGTTTTAAAAATCTCTGATAATGGTATAGGTATGTCTAAAGATGTATTAAATAATATATTTAACCCATTTTTTACAACAAAACAAAAATATGGTCTTGGACACGGACTTTTTTTTGTTAGTTCTGTATGTATAACTCATAACATAAAAATTTCTGTAATTTCAAAAGAAAATTATGGAACTACCTTTACTTTAATATTTCCTATCGAGGAGTGA
- a CDS encoding response regulator, with amino-acid sequence MRILVVEDDFVSREIMKEIIEKNVYFAKSGKEGYDIFIKNYNKNKFDLIFLDVMMPEMNGLTLLKKIRSYETDFKTKIIMISALDDIKTIKEAKKIGCDDYIIKPIEPNEIREIIGG; translated from the coding sequence ATGAGAATTTTAGTTGTAGAAGATGATTTTGTATCAAGAGAAATCATGAAAGAAATTATAGAAAAAAATGTTTACTTTGCTAAATCAGGTAAAGAAGGATATGATATTTTTATTAAAAATTATAACAAAAATAAATTTGATCTAATATTTTTAGATGTAATGATGCCTGAAATGAATGGACTTACACTATTAAAAAAAATTAGATCTTATGAAACAGATTTTAAAACAAAAATAATAATGATCTCGGCTTTAGATGATATAAAAACAATAAAAGAAGCAAAGAAAATAGGTTGTGATGATTATATTATTAAACCAATAGAACCAAATGAAATAAGAGAAATAATAGGAGGTTAA
- a CDS encoding methylglyoxal synthase, producing MINVALIAHDKKKLDLVMFTREWKKVFSKCNLYATNSTGTLIEEKVGLKITKFKSGPYGGDLQIGALITSDDIDFVIFLRDPLTAQPHEPDVSALLRVCDVHNIPLATNLATAEGLVLEIEKKLIKES from the coding sequence ATGATAAATGTAGCATTAATAGCTCATGATAAGAAAAAATTAGATTTAGTAATGTTTACAAGAGAGTGGAAAAAAGTTTTTTCTAAATGTAATTTGTATGCAACTAATTCAACAGGAACTTTAATAGAAGAAAAGGTTGGATTAAAAATAACAAAGTTTAAGTCGGGACCATATGGTGGAGATTTACAAATAGGTGCTTTAATAACTTCTGATGATATTGATTTTGTAATCTTTTTAAGAGATCCACTAACAGCTCAACCTCATGAACCTGATGTATCAGCGCTTTTAAGAGTATGTGATGTTCATAATATACCTCTTGCAACGAACCTTGCAACAGCTGAAGGTTTAGTTTTAGAAATAGAAAAGAAATTAATAAAAGAGAGCTAA